Proteins encoded by one window of Panicum virgatum strain AP13 chromosome 7N, P.virgatum_v5, whole genome shotgun sequence:
- the LOC120683086 gene encoding coatomer subunit epsilon-2-like translates to MASPDHLFGLRNSFYIGAYHAAITSSQSVPAHALSPDDLLERDALLYRSYIAIGSHQLVIGEIGPGAATALQAVKLLAAYLSGDTGNRESAVSRLRELLSDAAIGSNPILRLMAGTIFMHERDYAEALKHTHSGGNMELLALNVQIYLQMHRADHAEKQLRVMQQLDEDHTLTQLANAWVDLVMGGSKIQEAHLIFQDLSEKYPPTCTILNGKALCSMHMGNFEDAEGLLLESLNKDAKDAETLANLTVCSLNLGKPATRYLNQLKLVNPEHTLVKRTSSAADSFDRACQAMA, encoded by the exons ATGGCGTCGCCGGACCACCTCTTCGGCCTCCGCAACAGCTTCTACATCGGCGCGTACCACGCCGCCATCACCAGCAGCCAGTCCGTCCCCGCGCACGCGCTCTCCCCCGACGACCTCCTCGAGCGCGACGCCCTCCTCTACCGCTCCTACATCGCCATCGGCTCACACCAG CTGGTGATCGGCGAGATCGGGCCCGGCGCCGCCACGGCGCTCCAGGCCGTCAAGCTCCTCGCGGCGTACCTCTCCGGCGACACCGGGAACAGA GAATCGGCAGTCTCcaggcttcgtgagctcctgtCAGACGCGGCGATCGGGAGCAATCCGATCCTCCGGCTGATGGCCGGCACCATCTTCATGCACGAACGCGATTACGCCGAGGCTCTCAAGCACACCCACTCTGGTGGGAACATGGAACT GCTTGCTCTGAATGTTCAGATATACCTCCAAATGCACCGGGCAGACCACGCAGAGAAGCAACTCAGGGTCATGCAGCAGCTGGACGAAGACCACACGCTGACGCAGCTCGCCAACGCATGGGTCGACCTTGTCATG GGCGGGTCCAAGATCCAAGAAGCGCACCTCATCTTCCAAGATTTATCTGAGAAATACCCACCGACCTGCACGATCCTTAACGGGAAAGCCCTGTGCTCCATGCACATGGGCAACTTCGAGGACGCGGAGGGCTTGCTGCTGGAGTCACTGAACAAG GACGCCAAGGATGCTGAAACTCTTGCGAACCTGACGGTGTGCAGCCTGAACCTGGGAAAACCTGCAACGCGATACCTCAA CCAGTTGAAGCTAGTAAACCCGGAGCACACGCTGGTGAAGCGaacgtcctccgccgccgacagTTTCGATAGAGCCTGCCAAGCGATGGCATGA
- the LOC120682113 gene encoding putative chloride channel-like protein CLC-g translates to MAPRDPKDGGGAGGGGGGAADPEGDIEAPLLASSGSSFFLDPAGEDGDEEQRRRRRRFLLGSHTQSNITSQVALVGADVCPIQSLDYELIENDVFNQDWRARGRGHILRYVALKWVLCFLVGALAAAAGFVANLGVENVAGAKFVVTSNLMLEGKHGSAFAVFLASNFALTMLAAVLTVFVAPAAAGSGIPEVKAYLNGVDAPNIFSLKTLIVKIVGCIAAVSSSLHVGKAGPLVHTGACIASILGQGGSRKYHMTCKWLRYFKNDRDRRDLVTCGSAAGIAAAFRAPVGGVLFALETVSSWWRSALLWRAFFTTAMVAVVLRALIDFCKSGKCGLFGKGGLIMFDVTADYVTYHLVDLPPVITLGVFGGILGSLYNFFLDKVLRLYNLISEKGKTYKFLLAATVTVCTSCCLFGLPWIASCKPCPTDTEEACPSIGRSGNFKKFQCGMNEYNDLASLFFNTNDDTIRNLYSAGTDDEFHMSSILVFFAASYFLGIFSYGLALPSGLFVPVLLTGAAYGRLVAMLIGSQSTLDHGLFAVLGSAALLGGSMRMTVSVCVVILELTNNLLMLPLVMLVLLISKVVADAFNTNVYDLLVRLKGFPHLEGYAEPYMRQLSVSDVVTGPLQTFSGIEKVGHIVHVLKTTGHNGFPVVDEPPFSDSPTLYGLILRDHLLVLLRKKDFIRSCTSSTLNASKHFTHDEFAKRGSGKQDRIEDIELSSEELEMFVDLHPFTNKSPYTVLETMSLAKALILFREVGLRHLLVLPKSSKRAPVVGILTRHDFMPEHILGLHPFLFKSRWKKVRLGKLNVTSIL, encoded by the exons ATGGCTCCGAGGGACCCCAAGGACGGAGGAGGcgccgggggaggcggcggcggcgcggcggatccGGAGGGCGACATCGAGGCCCCGCTGCTCGCCTCCTCGGGCTCGTCCTTCTTCCTGGACCCGGCGGGCgaggacggcgacgaggagcagcgccgccgccggaggcggTTCCTCCTCGGCAGCCACACGCAGTCCAACATCACCTCCCAGGTCGCGCTCGTCGGCGCCGACGTCTGCCCCATCCAGAGCCTCGACTACGA GCTGATCGAGAACGACGTGTTCAATCAGGACTGGAGGGCGCGGGGCCGGGGCCACATCCTGCGCTACGTGGCGCTCAAGTGGGTCCTCTGCTTCCTCGTCggggcgctcgccgccgccgccggcttcgtCGCCAACCTCGGCGTCGAGAACGTCGCCGGCGCCAAGTTCGTCGTCACCTCAAACCTCATGCTCGAGGGCAA ACACGGGTCGGCGTTTGCGGTGTTCCTGGCGTCCAACTTTGCGCTCACCATGTTAGCGGCGGTGCTGACGGTATttgtggcgccggcggccgccggatCAGGCATCCCGGAGGTCAAGGCCTACTTGAACGGCGTTGACGCCCCCAATATATTCTCTTTGAAAACTTTGATAGTGAAG ATTGTGGGATGCATTGCTGCTGTATCATCATCACTGCATGTGGGAAAAGCTGGTCCACTGGTACACACAGGTGCATGCATTGCATCAATACTTGGACAAGGCGGGTCACGTAAATATCACATGACATGTAAATGGCTAAGATACTTCAAGAATGATAGGGATCGGAGGGACCTTGTTACTTGCGGTTCTGCTGCTGGTATTGCTGCTGCTTTCCGGGCACCGGTTGGTGGAGTCCTTTTTGCCCTGGAAACAGTATCATCATG GTGGAGGAGTGCCTTACTATGGCGAGCCTTTTTCACAACAGCAATGGTTGCTGTTGTCCTTAGGGCATTGATAGATTTCTGTAAAAGTGGCAAGTGTGGCTTATTTGGGAAAGGTGGCCTTATAATGTTTGACGTGACAGCAGATTATGTCACCTACCATTTGGTCGATTTACCTCCAGTAATCACTCTAGGGGTTTTTGGAGGAATACTGGGGAGTCTGTACAACTTTTTCCTGGACAAGGTTCTCCGTCTCTACAACCTTATCAGCGA GAAAGGGAAAACATACAAATTTCTCCTGGCTGCAACAGTCACTGTTTGTACATCCTGTTGTCTTTTTGGCTTGCCATGGATTGCGTCTTGCAAACCTTGTCCAACTGATACAGAAGAAGCTTGCCCATCAATAGGAAGATCTGGTAATTTCAAGAAGTTTCAGTGTGGAATGAATGAATATAATGACCTGGCTAGCCTGTTCTTCAACACCAATGATGACACTATTAGAAACCTTTACAGCGCCGGCACTGATGATGAATTTCACATGTCTTCGATACTTGTGTTCTTTGCTGCATCATATTTTCTTGGCATTTTCAGCTATGGCCTTGCTCTACCATCTGGTCTTTTTGTGCCTGTTCTTTTAACTGGTGCAGCTTATGGTCGTCTGGTAGCCATGTTGATTGGGTCACAATCAACTTTGGATCATGGTCTTTTTGCGGTTCTTGGCTCTGCTGCTCTTCTAGGTGGATCGATGAGAATGACAGTCTCAGTTTGTGTTGTTATCCTAGAACTGACTAATAATCTGCTTATGCTTCCTCTGGTTATGCTTGTCCTTCTGATATCAAAGGTTGTGGCAGACGCTTTCAATACAAACGTCTACGATTTGCTTGTTAGATTGAAAGGGTTTCCTCATCTTGAAGGATATGCTGAACCCTACATGAGACAATTATCAGTCAGTGATGTTGTAACTGGTCCTCTACAAACATTCAGTGGTATAGAGAAGGTTGGCCACATAGTGCATGTCTTGAAGACAACAGGCCATAATGGTTTCCCTGTAGTTGATGAGCCACCATTTTCAGATAGTCCAACATTGTATGGTCTAATTCTTCGAGACCACCTGCTTGTTCTATTGAGAAAGAAGGATTTCATCCGCAGTTGCACATCTTCTACACTGAATGCTTCGAAGCATTTCACACATGATGAGTTTGCTAAACGCGGATCAGGAAAACAAGACAGGATTGAGGACATTGAATTAAGTTCAGAAGAGTTGGAAATGTTTGTAGACCTGCATCCGTTCACAAATAAATCTCCTTATACTGTCCTTGAGACTATGTCTTTGGCTAAGGCTCTTATACTTTTCCGTGAAGTTGGATTGAGACATCTTTTGGTTCTGCCAAAATCCTCTAAG AGGGCACCTGTTGTTGGCATACTGACTAGGCACGATTTCATGCCTGAACATATACTGGGTCTCCATCCTTTCCTCTTCAAGAGCAGATGGAAGAAGGTGCGACTTGGCAAGTTGAATGTCACCAGCATATTATGA